AAGATCCTGCGACTTTTAATGATGAAGACGATGAGCGGCATGATTTGCCTGAGTCGTATGATGACTCAGTCTTAGATGATTTTGATGTTGACAGCTTAATTAATTTACCAATTAAAGTTGCCATAGTCGGACGACCAAATGTTGGTAAGTCAACACTAACTAACCGTATTCTAGGTGAAGACCGTGTTGTCGTATATGATATGCCTGGCACTACCCGAGACAGTATCTACATTCCTATGACTCGCGATGAGCGCGAATATATTTTAATCGATACCGCAGGGGTAAGGAAACGCGGCAAAATTACGGAAACGGTTGAAAAATTTTCAGTAATAAAAACCTTACAAGCGATTGAAGATGCCAATGTTGTTATTCTTGTGATTGATGCGAGGGAGGGGGTATCAGATCAAGACCTTTCTCTGCTCGGTTTTATTATCAATAGTGGTCGCTCACTAGTGATAGCTGTTAACAAATGGGATGGCTTATCGCAAGAGGTTAAAGAGCAAATAAAATCGACTCTCGATGAACGACTCGATTTTATTGATTTTGCACGTTTGCATTTTATCTCGGCATTACATGGTAGTGGTGTTGGGAATTTATTTGATTCCATTCAAGAAGCTTATGATTGTGCTACCCGCCGAGTAAGTACCGCTTTATTGACGAAGATTATGCAAATGGCACAAGATGACCATCAACCACCATTGGTTCAAGGCCGCCGCGTAAAATTGAAATATGCTCATGCTGGTGGTTATAACCCACCAATCGTCGTCATACATGGCAATCAAGTGACGGATTTACCTGACTCTTATAAGCGTTATTTGATGAATTACTTTAGACGCTCACTAAAAATTATGGGATCGCCAATTCGTATTCAATTTAAAGAGGGGAACAACCCTTTTGAAGGTAAAAAAAATAGCTTAACCGCATCGCAGCAACGTAAACGACGCCGTTTATTAAAACATGTCAGAGGCCGACGTTAAAAATGGCTAAAAAAGAGCATAATATGAGTACAGAAGGCCAGTGTCCAACATGCCACCGTATTATGAACTTAAAAAGTCCAAGACATTATTGTTGTCAACATTGCCAACAAAATTATTATGAAAACTATCTTTGCCCTATTTGTGGACATGAACTTTCTCAAATTAAAGGATGTGGGGCAATCAATTATTTATGTAAAACTGACGGCTTAATATCGAGTAGTAAAATACTATTTCAGTATTTAGCACAGTAAAAAAGAGGTTATCTTTAATGAGAATTATTCTATTAGGTGCTCCTGGAGCTGGGAAAGGTACGCAAGCTCAATTTATTATGCAGCAATATGGCATTCCACAAATATCAACTGGAGATATGTTACGTGCCGCAGTTAAAGCGAGCACGCCACTTGGATTGCAAGCCAAAGAATTAATGGACGCAGGCAAATTAGTAACTGACGAATTAGTAATTGCATTAGTAAAAGAGCGCATCACTCAAGAAGATTGTAAAAATGGCTTTTTATTAGATGGCTTTCCTCGTACCGTACCACAAGCTGATGCGATGAAAGCGGCAGGTATTAATGTTGATTATGTGCTTGAGTTTGATGTTCCTGATGAAGTGATTATTGATCGTATGAGCGGTAGGCGAGTTCATACCGGTTCGGGGCGAGTTTATCATATAAAATATAATCCACCTAAAGTAGAAAATATTGATGATATCACGGGTGAAGCATTGACTATTCGTAAAGATGATGCACAAGAAATTGTTAGCAAGCGGTTAGTTGAGTATCATCAATTAACAAAACCATTAATTAGCTACTATCAAAATGAAGCCAAATTAGGTAATACTAAGTACTTTAGAATTGAAGGTACAAAACCTGTTGCGGTAGTAACTAAAGAGCTATTAGCTATTTTAGGCTAATTTATACTAGCTCAAACTTAATCTGACAGCCACTCGTTTCTCATAAGGTCTCTGTCAGATTAAATCTGGTTAAAATTTTTCTTTTCCTAGTTCTGTTTTCTATCAAGTAACGTTTCTATCGTTGTTTCGACTGTAGTAATCTTGCATTCACTGTTCTCTTTTTATGGTACTAAAATAGTAATCAATATTCATTAATATGATGATGAGAAAATTATGCTTGAAGTATAAGATCAAGGTTTAGCAATAGATGAAAATAAAATAGTGCAGCTAACTCAAGCTTTTTTTCGAATGGACAGCCGGCATAGCGGGATTGGTTTAGGGCTAAGTATCGTACAGCGAATTGTTAAATTACACCAAGGGCAACTAGTTATAAAAAACCGTAACGATGGGCAGCAAGGAACTACCATTCAGTGTACTTTTAACTGCAAAAATATAATCCCACACAAAAATATGTGAGATTATAAATTAATTGAGCTGGCTACTTAGCAACAATAACCATGGCCGGTCGCATCAAACGGCCATTTAAAGTATAACCTTTTTGTATAGTATTAACGATTTGACCAGCAGTATGCTCTGGGGATTCAATCATAGTAATCGCTTGATGAACTTCAGGATTTAACTGACCTCCTTCAGTGGCAACAACCTCGATACCAAATTTTTTTACCGTATCTAAAAATGATTTTAGTGTAAGCTCAAGTCCTTCAACCATTGCTTTATACTCTAAATTATCTTTATCAATTGCTTCTAGCGCTCTCTCTAAATTATCAATAACAGGTAGAAGTTCGTTCGAAAATTTTTCTAAAGCAAATTTATGTGCTTTCTCTACATCTTGCTCAACACGTTTACGCACATTATCGATTTCGGCGCGAGCTCGAATCATTGCTTCACTTTCATTTTTCTTTGCTATCTGTAATTCTTTTTCTAGGTCAGAAATGCGTTGTTCTTGCTGTTTGATAGTGGCTTCTAACGCAGTCTTTCCTGTACTCTCTTGCTCGTTAGTATCGGCAAGATTATCTTCTGATGCACATTGTGTGTTAATATCGTCGTTTTGTTCTGACATATTATTTGTTTGTTCTGCCATAAGGTACTCCAAATTATTATCAAAAATACTTTTTATTTAAGGTATTATGGGGATAAAATTTCAGATTACAAGACTATACCAACAGACGAAAGTAATTAATCGATTTTATTATTTAAAATCAAAAAATTAATAAGGATCATTTTATGAACACACTATTTAATTGTATCGGATTAATTGGTGTACCAAGGCAACCAGAAGCTTTCGCAACTCATGAGTTACTTTATAATTGGCTAATAAAAAATAACTACCATATTTTAGTCGAAGATAACTTGAAATCATTACTGCCCTTTGATGTTGAGCATTATGCTTCTTTGGATGAGATTGGGCAACAAGCTCAGTTAGCTATTGTTGTTGGTGGCGATGGTAATATGCTGAGAGCGGCTCGCTACTTATCCCACTATAATATAAAAATTATAGGTATCAACCGAGGGAATCTTGGCTTTTTAACTGACATTTCACCTGATAACGCGATATCAAGTCTATCTGATGTGCTTGCAGGAGAGTACATTGATGATACCCGTTTTTTACTTGAGGTAACGCTATATAATAGAGAAGGTGAAAGCATCGTTTCGAGCTTTGCTGTTAACGAGATAGTTGTTCACCCGAGTCAAGTTGCCCACATGATTGAGTATGAAGCCTATATTAATAATAAAAAAGCATTCTCGCAGCGTGCAGACGGCGTAATTATATCAACGCCTACTGGATCTACTGCTTATTCATTATCGGCAGGTGGACCAATTATTACACCAGATTTAGATGGCTTTATTATTACGCCGATGTTTCCTCATTCATTGTCAGCTAGACCGCTAGTCATAAAAAGCGATAGTATTATAAAAATAAAGTTTCCTAATGCCGTTGAAAGCTTAAAGATTGCGTGTGATAGTCAGATTATATTAACGGCCGGGCCTACTGATGAAATATTGATTAAACGGGCACCTTATGAGTTTAATTTGATCCACGCGGCTAATTATGATTATTTTAGATCATTATCAACTAAGCTTGGCTGGTCAAAAAAACTTTACTAGAAGATGTGGTAACTATATCTCGGCTAGATATTAAACTTTACTATTTACTTAAAGTTTAATATCCGACATAAAGCTTACTTAATTATAAAAATTAGTCTTTCTGCTCTTCTGGAAAAAGAAAATTAAGCACAATAGCCGTAAGCCCGCCAGCAGCGATTCCTGAAGAAAATAATGATTTTACCCAATCAGGCATAAAGAAGAAAATCTGAGGTTGTTGAGAGACGCCAAGACCAATGCCGAGGGATAATGCAATAATCATCATTGCTCGGCGATTTAAAGCGACTCTGGACACGATTCTTACTCCTGATGCCGCGATAGTTCCAAACATTACAAGTGTTGCGCCCCCTAAAACAGGTTCAGGAATATGTTGGACAAATCCACTCACAATAGGAAATAATCCGAGTAAAATCAACATCGCAGCAACAAAGTAGCCAACATAGCGACTAGCAACTCCTGTTAATTGAATCACGCCATTATTTTGGCCAAAGCATGAATTTGGAAAAGTATTAAATACAGCAGAGACAAAAGAGTTAAGTCCATTTGCTAGTACCCCACCTTTTAATCGCCTCATATAAAGTGGTCCTGATACCGGTTGCTCTGAAACATCTGATGTTGCCGTAATATCACCAATTGTTTCAAGCGAAGTAATTAAAAATACTAATACAAAAGGTAATAATAATCCCCAATCAATATTTAAACCATAATACAGCGGAGTTGGGATCATAATTGCATTAGATGCTGGCTCGGTTATGATTGGTAGTAAGTTAAGCCACCAAGCTAACCCATAGCCGATTGCCATTGCTATAACTAAAGAAGAAAGACGCAAGTAAGGATTTTTTTGAATATTGAGTATGATAATAACAAATAAGACCATAGCTGCTAAGAATAAATTAATGGGCGCACCAAAAGTATTACTCTCCATCGCGGCAAAACCACCGCCAACTGAAATTAAACCAACTTGAATAAGCGATAACCCAATAATCATCACGACAATGCCAGATACTAGCGGCGTAATAATTCGCTGTGCTAAGTGTAAAATACGCGATAAAATCATTTCAGTAACCGATCCTAACATTAGCGTACCAAACAGTGTCGCCATCATAACGTCAATACTCGCGCCACCATTTTTAAGTGTTAATCCACCAGCAATTACTGGAGCAACAAAATTAAAACTGGTGCCTTGAATCGATAGCAGTCCCGAACCAATTGGACCCCAAGCTCGAATTTGTATTAGTGAGGCAACTCCTGAGGCAAATAATGACATACTAATTATATGTTGAGTATCTTCTGCTGGCAGTTTTAAACTTTGGCAAATGATTAATGCTGGTGTGATGACTGCAACAAACATTGCTAATAAATGTTGAAAGGCGGCAAAAAGGGTCTGCAATAAAGGGGGTCTATCATCTAAACGATAGATTAATTCAGTTTTAGTCGGTGTTGGCATAAAGTAAAAAGAACACTAATTTGACAGGCAATGGATTATAATTATTTTCTTATTGATTGGCTACTTTTTTATCAATTTAGTTAACCTAATTAATAAATAAAGAACATTCTGGTAAAAATATTGCGCTAATGAATAATAAAGACTTATCTATACATAAAACGAGTTATGTATAGATAAGTGGTGTGGATAAGTTTTAACGTCCCCCACGAGTTAAATTAATAACACGTAGTTTCGCTAATGCTTTAGACAGTTCAGCTGATGCCTGTGCATAAGTCATGTCACCACTTGGGTGGCTAATGTTTTCTTGCGCTTGTCTTACTGCTTCTTGTGCTTTCGCTTCATCGAGATCTTCACCCCTAATCGCAGTATCAGCTAAAATAGTTACCATTGTCGGTTGGACTTCTAAAATGCCACCCGATAGATAGATAAACTCTTCTTCGCCATCCGCTTTAACAATGCCAACCATTCCGGGTTTTATCGTTGTTAGCAGAGGAGCATGTCCTGGATAGATACCCAGTTCTCCTTCACTACCCGTTACCCTGATTCGCTGAACATCACCTGAAAAAAGATGAGATTCAGCACTAACAACTTCTAATTGATAGGACGTTAGTGTCATAATATGCTATCTCCGCTTAATTCATCTATTATAGAGATTTTGCTTTCTCAATGACTTCATCAATTGAACCTACCATATAAAACGCTTGTTCTGGTAAATGGTCATAGTCACCATTCATGATCCCCGTAAACGCACTAATGGTATCTTTCAATGAAACATACTTACCTGGTGAACCAGTGAAGACTTCAGCAACGAAGAAAGGTTGTGATAAGAAGCGCTGGATTTTACGAGCACGAGCAACGATTAGTTTATCATCCTCAGATAATTCATCCATACCTAGAATCGCAATAATGTCTTTCAGTTCTTGATAACGTTGCAAAATAGACTGAACGCCACGAGCACAGTCATAATGCTCTTGTCCCACAACTAATGGATCTAATTGGCGACTCGTTGAGTCTAATGGATCAACCGCAGGATAAATACCTAGTGACGCAATTTGACGGCTTAATACAATAGTTGCATCCAAATGGGCAAATGTTGTTGCTGGTGATGGATCTGTTAAATCATCGGCAGGAACATATACTGCTTGGATAGAGGTAATTGAACCGGCTTGGGTTGATGTAATACGTTCTTGTAGTTGCCCCATTTCTTCAGCAAGTGTCGGTTGATAACCTACCGCAGATGGCATACGACCTAATAGTGCAGAAACCTCTGTACCCGCTAAGGTATAGCGATAGATATTATCAATAAATAATAAGACGTCTTTTCCTTCATCTCGGAATTTTTCTGCAATGGTTAAACCCGTTAAAGCAACACGTAAGCGATTTCCTGGGGGTTCATTCATTTGGCCATAAACAAGTGACACTTTATCAAGAACGTTTGATTCGCGCATTTCATGATAAAAGTCATTACCTTCTCGAGTTCGTTCGCCCACACCAGTAAACACGGAGTAGCCTGAGTGTTCAATTGCGATATTGCGAATTAGCTCCATCATGTTAACAGTTTTACCAACACCAGCTCCACCAAATAAACCAACTTTACCGCCTTTAGCAAAAGGGCAGATCAAGTCAATAACTTTAATCCCTGTCTCTAAAAGTTCAGTTGAGTTAGCAAGTTCATCATAACTTGGTGCGCTACGGTGAATCGCCCAACGTTCTTTTTCATTGATTGGACCTTCTTTATCAATAGGATCACCAAGCACATTCATTATACGGCCTAATGTTTCCGTACCAACGGGTACTTCAATACCATGCTTTGTATTTGTAACATTTAATCCGCGTTTTAATCCGTCAGTAGATCCCATTGCTATACAGCAAACGACACCGCCACCTAGTTGCTGTTGAACTTCCAGAACCAGCTTATCAGTGCCAGTTTCTACATTTAGTGCATCATAAATATTTGGTACCGCATCTTCTGGGAATTCGACATCAACAACTGCACCGATAATCTGGACAATCTTTCCAGTAGCCATTTTTAATCCTCTATGTCTTTATCTCTATATAATCAGTTAAGTATTGTATAATCCTTAACATGACTGAATGTTAACCTGAAACAGCTGCCGCACCGGAGACAATATCAATCAACTCATTGGTTATTGCACCTTGTCGTGCTTTATTATAAACAATTTGCAAATCTTTAATTAAATCTGCCCCATTATCGGTTGCTGCTTTCATCGCGACCATTCTTGCTGCTTGCTCACTTGCTAAATTTTCAACAACAGCTTGATAAACTTGGGACTCAATATAACGGCGCAACATTACATTTAGTAATGATTTTGCATCGGGCTCATAAAGATAGTCCCACGTTTTCATCTTCAGCTCAGCATCATCTGCTGGCGGTAATGGTAGCAATTGCTCAATGGTCGGCTTTTGTGACATGGTATTAATAAATTTATTAGTCACAATATATAGACGGTCAATTTGACCTTTATCATAAGCTTTTAACATCGTTTTTACTGGACCGATCAGATTTGATACAGTCGGCTCATCACCCATCCCTGTTACTTGAGTTAAAATATTTGCTTTAATTGAGGTAAAAAATGAGACGCCTCGAGAACCAATCAATCCCACATCAGATTCTACACCTTTAGCCTGCCAACTACTCATATCAGCAAGAACTGATTTAAATAGATTAATATTCAAACCACCGCATAAGCCACGATCGGTTGAAATGATCAAATAGCCAACATGTTTTACATCCCTATTTTCTAAATAGGGATGCTTTATTCCAGTATTAGCTAACGCTAAGTGCCCAATTACGTTACGAATCAACTCAGCATAAGGGCGACTTGCTGCCATTCTATCTTGCGTTTTACGCATTTTAGAGTTAGCAACCATCTCCATCGCTTTCGTAATCTTTTGCGTACTTTGGATACTGGCGATTTTCGTTCTTATCTCTTTTGCATTAGCCATTTATTTATACCCTCATAACTTACTGGTAGCTACCAAGTCTGTGTTGATTTAAAGCTTTCAAGTATCTCTTTTAGCTTATTTTCAACACTGTCACTGTAATCACCTATTTTCGCAAGCTCTGCCATAAACTCGTTGTATTGGCTATGTGCATAAGAAAGTAGTGCTGCCTCAAAGGGTAATATTTTTGCAAGCTCAATATCTTCTAAATAGCCCCGTTCAGCAGCAAATAAAACCACGGCTTGTTCTGAGACCGTCATTGGGGCATACTGTTTCTGTTTTAGAAGTTCCGTTACTTTTTCACCATGACTCAGTTGGTTTCTTGTCGCTTCATCAAGATCTGATGCGAATTGCGAGAAAGCGGCTAGCTCACGATATTGTGCAAGCGCAGTACGAATACCTCCAGATAATTTCTTCATTACTTTAGTTTGCGCAGCACCACCAACACGAGATACCGAAATACCTGGGTTAACAGCAGGTCTAATACCTGAGTTAAATAAGTTAGTTTCTAAGAAAATTTGTCCATCAGTAATTGAAATTACGTTGGTTGGTACAAACGCTGACACGTCACCCGCTTGAGTTTCGATAATCGGCAGTGCGGTTAACGATCCCGTCTTACCTTTTACTTCACCTTTAGTAAATTCTTCAACATACGCCGCATTGACTCGGGCAGCCCGTTCAAGTAAACGCGAATGTAAATAAAATACATCACCGGGATAGGCTTCACGTCCAGGTGGACGACGTAATAATAATGATATTTGACGATAAGCAACCGCTTGTTTTGAAAGATCATCATAAACAACCAATGCATCTTGCCCACGATCACGGAAATACTCACCCATTGCGCAGCCCGCATATGGAGCTAAATACTGTAATGCTGCAGACTCAGAAGCTGATGCCACCACAACAATCGTATTCTTCAATGCGCCGTGTTCTTCGAGTTTACGTACTACGTTTGCAATAGTTGATTGTTTTTGACCAATGGCGACATAGATACATTTAACACCTGAATCGCGTTGATTAATGATAGCGTCAATGGCAAGCGCTGTTTTACCCGTTTGACGGTCGCCGATAATTAATTCACGCTGACCACGGCCAATTGGAATCATTGAATCGACGGCTTTATAGCCGGTTTGTAAAGCTTGATCAACTGATTGACGTTCAATAACACCTGGTGCAACCATTTCAACTGGTGAGAAACCATCGTTTTGAATGGTGCCTTTACCATCAATTGGTGCGCCTAACGTATTAATTACACGGCCGAGTAAGCCATCACCGACTGGAACCTGTAAAATGCGGCCAGTACATTGGACTTTCATGCCTTCTGCAAGATCTTCATATGGCCCCATAACAACAGCACCCACAGAGTCACGCTCTAAGTTAAGTGCCATTGCAAATCGGTTACCAGGCAGAGCTATCATCTCACCTTGCATAACATCAGTTAACCCATGAATACGAAGAATACCATCACTAACTGAGATAATGGTTCCCTCATTGTGAGCTTCGCTCACTACGTTGAACTGAGCAATTCGCTCTTTAATTAGTTCACTTATTTCCGTTGAATTTAGATGCATTATCAGTCCCCTTAAGACTGTAGCGCGTCACTTAAACGATTAAGGCGCCCTCTAATACTACTATCAATAACCATGTCACCCGTACGAATAATAAAACCAGAAATTATCGACTCATTAATATGACATTCTAATTTTACTTTTCGAGATAAACGTTGTTCGATTGCTACTTTAATTTTATTAAGTTGTACCTCTGTTAACGGTGTTGCTGAAATAACATCAACATCTGCAACAGACTCTCTTTCTAAAGTGTATTTAATAAAGAGATTTAGAACTTCTGGGAGTAAGGCTAATCGCTTATTTTCGGCCATTAATCTAATAAAATTAGTACGGTATTCATCAAGTTCATCTTTGCAGATATTGATAAATACATTTGCAATTGAATCTGGCTTCATATCAGAAGTCAGAACACTTTTGATTTGTTCCGCTTGACTGACATGTGATGCTAACACCAACATATTCTGCCATTTTTCAATGCAATTACGTTCTATAGCGAAATCGAAAGCTGCTTTAGCATAAGGGCGAGCAATTGTAACTAAGTCTGCCATTGCTCAATCTCCTCTCATAATTCAGCTACGAGTCTGTCAATAATGTCGCTATTTGCGGCCTCATCAACAGAACGTTCAATAATTTTTTCAGCACCCGCAATTGCAAGCGTCGCAACTTGTTTTTTCAATTCTGTTTGAGCGCGCTTACGTTCGGCTTCTACTTCAGCAAGGCCTTGCGCAACAATACGATCTTTTTCCTTAATCGCATCTTGTTTTGCTTCTTCTAAAATAGTTGCTTTACGTTTATTTGCCTGCTCGATAATTGCATTTGCTTCGACCTTAGCCTGTTGCATAATTTCAGATGTATTTGCTTTGGCTAATTCCAAATCTTTTTTTGCTGCTTCTGCTGAGTTTAAACCATCGGCGATATTTTTTTGGCGTTTTTCGATCGCACTAATTACCGGAGGCCATACAAACTTCATACAGAACCAAACAAACAATACAAATGTAATTGCTTGGCCGAGGAGTGTTGCATTCATATCCATGAGACAATTCCTCTTTAATTTCTTATAAAACTAGCCTGCAAATGCTGCAGCGCCAGGAGTAACAGCAAAAATGATATATAAAGCAATACCGACACAGATCATCGGGATCGCATCAACCAGTCCCATTACGATAAAAAACTGGGTACGAAGCATTGGCATAAGTTCAGGTTGACGCGCCGCGCCTTCTAAAAACTTACCGCCTAAAATAGCAATACCCAAAGCTGCGCTAAGTGCGGCTAGCCCCATCATTAAACTTGCAGCAATAAATAAAATTTCCACTAAATAGCTCCTTAAATTAAAATATAACTAATGATCGTTTGTTGCTGATGCCATAGATAAATAAACAACCGTCAACACCATAAAAATAAAAGCTTGTAACACAATAATTAAGATATGGAAAATAGCCCAAGGCAGGGATAATAACCATTGCGACCACCATGGTAATAATGCCGCGATTAAAATGAATATTAATTCACCTGCATACATATTTCCAAAAAGCCGTAGGCCTAAGGAGATTGGCTTTGCTAATAAGCTAACCATTTCAAGCACAAAATTAATTGGAGAAAATGCCCAGTGATTAAAAGGATGTAAAGTATAGTCTTTAATAAAACCTTTAATACCTTTATATTTAAGGGTATAAATTATAATAAGTAAAAATATGCCCAGAGACATCGACATGGTAATATTTACATCAGCCGTAGGTACAACTCGTAAATAAGGAATACCCATTTCCTGAGCAACATAAGGTAAAAAATCAACAGGGATTAGATCCATGGCGTTCATTAATAGAATCCAAACGAATACTGTTAATGCTAACGGTCCGATTAATTTATTTTGCCCGCTAAACATATCTTTGACAGTTTTATCAATAAATTCGAATACTATTTCGACTGCACATTGTAATTTACTAGGAACCCCACTTGTTGCTTTGCGAGCGACACAATAAAAAATGAGTAGAAATACTGCCCCTAGTACGATCGAGAAAAATAATGAATCAATATTAAATGTCCAAAATCCTTCACCTGCTTGTAAGCTATGGAGGTGATGCTCAATGTACTGTTGTGGCGTTTTTGGGGATGAAATTGCCATATTACCACTTATCCTTACTTAAAATAAAAAATCATTTATACCTCTAATTATTTAATAAATAATGAAAGGTATAAACAATCGTTACAATAATTAGTATCTGCTATTTTAAACCTATTTACCTATGTTAAGTCAACAACAGCTTTACACGATAGCTAGATTAGCACACATTTTATCAAATTGCAGGGAGCTTTGTTTAAATATTGTTCACACTCTACGTTAAAAAATAAATTCTAATATTAAGCAATCGTTGATTCACAAAACTAATAAGCTTGATGTTGATAACAAACATCATCACCTTGTCCTTGTTTGGTAACAAAAATACTTACCGCGGTAATTAATGTCTCATCATAAAAAACGAGTGGAATTCGATTT
The genomic region above belongs to Orbaceae bacterium lpD02 and contains:
- the der gene encoding ribosome biogenesis GTPase Der — its product is MIPVIALVGRPNVGKSTLFNRLTKTRDALVADFPGLTRDRKYGRAEIKGHEYIVIDTGGIDGSEEGIESFMAEQSLLAIEEADIVLFMVDARAGVMPADHAIAKHLRSREKPTFLVVNKTDGLDADVVMNEFYELGLGGVHPIAASHGRGVSSLIEKVLEPIFNFEDPATFNDEDDERHDLPESYDDSVLDDFDVDSLINLPIKVAIVGRPNVGKSTLTNRILGEDRVVVYDMPGTTRDSIYIPMTRDEREYILIDTAGVRKRGKITETVEKFSVIKTLQAIEDANVVILVIDAREGVSDQDLSLLGFIINSGRSLVIAVNKWDGLSQEVKEQIKSTLDERLDFIDFARLHFISALHGSGVGNLFDSIQEAYDCATRRVSTALLTKIMQMAQDDHQPPLVQGRRVKLKYAHAGGYNPPIVVIHGNQVTDLPDSYKRYLMNYFRRSLKIMGSPIRIQFKEGNNPFEGKKNSLTASQQRKRRRLLKHVRGRR
- a CDS encoding zinc-ribbon domain-containing protein, with the translated sequence MSTEGQCPTCHRIMNLKSPRHYCCQHCQQNYYENYLCPICGHELSQIKGCGAINYLCKTDGLISSSKILFQYLAQ
- the adk gene encoding adenylate kinase, producing the protein MRIILLGAPGAGKGTQAQFIMQQYGIPQISTGDMLRAAVKASTPLGLQAKELMDAGKLVTDELVIALVKERITQEDCKNGFLLDGFPRTVPQADAMKAAGINVDYVLEFDVPDEVIIDRMSGRRVHTGSGRVYHIKYNPPKVENIDDITGEALTIRKDDAQEIVSKRLVEYHQLTKPLISYYQNEAKLGNTKYFRIEGTKPVAVVTKELLAILG
- the grpE gene encoding nucleotide exchange factor GrpE, with protein sequence MAEQTNNMSEQNDDINTQCASEDNLADTNEQESTGKTALEATIKQQEQRISDLEKELQIAKKNESEAMIRARAEIDNVRKRVEQDVEKAHKFALEKFSNELLPVIDNLERALEAIDKDNLEYKAMVEGLELTLKSFLDTVKKFGIEVVATEGGQLNPEVHQAITMIESPEHTAGQIVNTIQKGYTLNGRLMRPAMVIVAK
- the nadK gene encoding NAD(+) kinase, yielding MNTLFNCIGLIGVPRQPEAFATHELLYNWLIKNNYHILVEDNLKSLLPFDVEHYASLDEIGQQAQLAIVVGGDGNMLRAARYLSHYNIKIIGINRGNLGFLTDISPDNAISSLSDVLAGEYIDDTRFLLEVTLYNREGESIVSSFAVNEIVVHPSQVAHMIEYEAYINNKKAFSQRADGVIISTPTGSTAYSLSAGGPIITPDLDGFIITPMFPHSLSARPLVIKSDSIIKIKFPNAVESLKIACDSQIILTAGPTDEILIKRAPYEFNLIHAANYDYFRSLSTKLGWSKKLY
- a CDS encoding uracil-xanthine permease family protein, with amino-acid sequence MPTPTKTELIYRLDDRPPLLQTLFAAFQHLLAMFVAVITPALIICQSLKLPAEDTQHIISMSLFASGVASLIQIRAWGPIGSGLLSIQGTSFNFVAPVIAGGLTLKNGGASIDVMMATLFGTLMLGSVTEMILSRILHLAQRIITPLVSGIVVMIIGLSLIQVGLISVGGGFAAMESNTFGAPINLFLAAMVLFVIIILNIQKNPYLRLSSLVIAMAIGYGLAWWLNLLPIITEPASNAIMIPTPLYYGLNIDWGLLLPFVLVFLITSLETIGDITATSDVSEQPVSGPLYMRRLKGGVLANGLNSFVSAVFNTFPNSCFGQNNGVIQLTGVASRYVGYFVAAMLILLGLFPIVSGFVQHIPEPVLGGATLVMFGTIAASGVRIVSRVALNRRAMMIIALSLGIGLGVSQQPQIFFFMPDWVKSLFSSGIAAGGLTAIVLNFLFPEEQKD
- a CDS encoding F0F1 ATP synthase subunit epsilon, producing MTLTSYQLEVVSAESHLFSGDVQRIRVTGSEGELGIYPGHAPLLTTIKPGMVGIVKADGEEEFIYLSGGILEVQPTMVTILADTAIRGEDLDEAKAQEAVRQAQENISHPSGDMTYAQASAELSKALAKLRVINLTRGGR
- the atpD gene encoding F0F1 ATP synthase subunit beta, with the protein product MATGKIVQIIGAVVDVEFPEDAVPNIYDALNVETGTDKLVLEVQQQLGGGVVCCIAMGSTDGLKRGLNVTNTKHGIEVPVGTETLGRIMNVLGDPIDKEGPINEKERWAIHRSAPSYDELANSTELLETGIKVIDLICPFAKGGKVGLFGGAGVGKTVNMMELIRNIAIEHSGYSVFTGVGERTREGNDFYHEMRESNVLDKVSLVYGQMNEPPGNRLRVALTGLTIAEKFRDEGKDVLLFIDNIYRYTLAGTEVSALLGRMPSAVGYQPTLAEEMGQLQERITSTQAGSITSIQAVYVPADDLTDPSPATTFAHLDATIVLSRQIASLGIYPAVDPLDSTSRQLDPLVVGQEHYDCARGVQSILQRYQELKDIIAILGMDELSEDDKLIVARARKIQRFLSQPFFVAEVFTGSPGKYVSLKDTISAFTGIMNGDYDHLPEQAFYMVGSIDEVIEKAKSL
- the atpG gene encoding F0F1 ATP synthase subunit gamma; protein product: MANAKEIRTKIASIQSTQKITKAMEMVANSKMRKTQDRMAASRPYAELIRNVIGHLALANTGIKHPYLENRDVKHVGYLIISTDRGLCGGLNINLFKSVLADMSSWQAKGVESDVGLIGSRGVSFFTSIKANILTQVTGMGDEPTVSNLIGPVKTMLKAYDKGQIDRLYIVTNKFINTMSQKPTIEQLLPLPPADDAELKMKTWDYLYEPDAKSLLNVMLRRYIESQVYQAVVENLASEQAARMVAMKAATDNGADLIKDLQIVYNKARQGAITNELIDIVSGAAAVSG